In Dama dama isolate Ldn47 chromosome 9, ASM3311817v1, whole genome shotgun sequence, the following proteins share a genomic window:
- the LOC133061817 gene encoding zinc finger protein 333-like gives MSSHMEQREELCVTERGVFPGAQLGPHLQHQDSIPNQDILAAIPSIGMKREPPQVGENLYKYDELGKPFDSIKPLFQYPRFPTEGSPFEGRESRKSFLRTTRLIVPEKVPSGDKTYTCDKCARSFRYSSELIRHEKTHTAEKCFECQECRQAFKYFSNLRRHLKTHGGEKPFECSQCGKTFTRNFNLILHQRNHMGEKPYSCKDCGKAFTQPSSLRSHMRTHTGEKPFECGHCGKTFREHSSLKTHVRTHTREKPYQCNHCGKPFRTSTNLNVHKRIHTGEKLYECATCGQVLSRLSTLKSHMRIHTGEKPYPCPECGRAFGEPSSLRKHARTHTGKKPYVCPQCGRAFGQSSHLIVHVRTHTTGRPYECTQCDKAFRHSSSLSVHKRVHARGENVRTSDLPLSVSLPMEGPLAD, from the exons ATGTCTTCCCATATGGAGCAAAGAGAAGAGCTGTGCGTCACTGAGAGAGGGGTCTTCCCAGGAGCCCAGTTAG GTCCTCACCTTCAACACCAAGACTCCATTCCTAATCAAGATATTTTGGCAGCGATTCCATCCATTGGCATGAAAAGG GAGCCACCTCAGGTCGGAGAAAACCTCTATAAATATGATGAGCTTGGGAAGCCCTTTGACAGCATCAAACCGCTTTTTCAGTACCCGCGATTTCCTACTGAAGGAAGCCCCTTTGAAGGCCGAGAGAGCCGAAAATCCTTCCTCCGGACCACCCGCCTCATCGTGCCTGAGAAAGTCCCCAGCGGGGACAAAACCTACACGTGCGACAAATGTGCAAGATCCTTCCGGTACAGCTCCGAGCTCATCCGGCACGAGAAGACGCACACCGCGGAGAAATGCTTTGAGTGTCAGGAGTGCCGGCAGGCCTTCAAGTACTTCTCCAACCTGCGGCGCCACCTGAAGACCCACGGCGGCGAGAAGCCCTTCGAGTGCAGCCAGTGCGGGAAGACCTTCACGAGGAACTTCAACCTGATCCTGCACCAGAGGAACCACATGGGCGAGAAGCCCTACTCGTGCAAGGACTGTGGGAAGGCTTTCACCCAGCCGTCCTCCCTGAGGAGCCACATGCGGAcccacactggagagaagcccttCGAGTGCGGCCACTGTGGGAAGACCTTCCGGGAGCACTCGTCGCTGAAGACGCACGTGCGGACCCACACCCGAGAGAAGCCCTACCAGTGCAACCACTGCGGGAAGCCCTTCCGCACGAGCACCAACCTGAACGTGCACAAGCGGATCCACACCGGCGAGAAGCTCTACGAGTGCGCCACCTGCGGGCAGGTCCTGAGTCGGCTCTCCACCCTCAAGAGTCACATGCGGATCCACACCGGAGAGAAGCCCTACCCGTGCCCGGAGTGCGGGCGCGCCTTCGGGGAGCCCTCATCCCTCAGGAAGCACGCGAGGACCCACACCGGCAAGAAGCCCTACGTGTGCCCGCAGTGCGGGCGAGCCTTCGGCCAGTCCTCGCACCTCATCGTCCACGTGAGAACCCACACCACGGGGAGACCCTACGAATGCACTCAGTGTGACAAAGCCTTCCGACACAGCTCTTCACTCAGCGTGCACAAGAGGGTTCACGCCAGGGGAGAAAATGTCAGGACCAGCGACCTGCCTTTATCTGTGTCTCTGCCCATGGAAGGGCCCCTTGCTGATTAA